One window of Bacillota bacterium genomic DNA carries:
- a CDS encoding AbgT family transporter, giving the protein MTFIERVGNKVPHPAILFLALILGLIILSQILVWIGVRATYEVVVPPTVEVEESDLGGSTGPYDVLPPGHVDAEDYKVETRTAEIKSLLDGNGIRFLFTSFVSNFMSFTAMGIILIVMIGVGLAESSGLIGALIRKLVDISSPASLTYIIVFLGIMSSIASDAGYLVLIPLGAAAFMSVGRHPLAGMAAAFAGVAAGFGVNLLITPTDAVLTEITNESIALVNPAHSIGITANLWFGIGSTIMLTIVMGLICTRIVEPRLGAYNRSKAPANGTAKAADEAASTVSPALESKGLRWSALGILGVIVVIALLTFIPGAPLRDPETGSIIGTSPFMDSLIVIIAIVFLVAGAVYGKVTGTIKNATEGIEHITKGWAGLAGLLFLFLLIAQFIAYFNYSNIPQVAAVKLGNALQGLNIADIWLLILAILITLVVGIIMPQAIAKWALLAPIFIPLFLTLGIEPQYVLAAYRVADSPMNIVTPIMAYFPLIVVFARRYDKDSGIGTVVALMLPYFLITTVAWIVFFVIWYLLGIPMGV; this is encoded by the coding sequence ATGACCTTCATCGAGCGGGTAGGCAACAAGGTGCCCCACCCGGCTATCCTGTTCCTCGCTCTCATCCTGGGTCTGATCATCCTCTCCCAGATCCTGGTATGGATCGGGGTCAGGGCCACCTACGAGGTGGTGGTTCCTCCAACGGTCGAGGTAGAGGAATCCGATCTGGGCGGGTCGACCGGGCCGTACGACGTGCTGCCACCCGGGCATGTGGATGCAGAGGACTACAAGGTGGAGACGAGGACGGCGGAGATCAAGAGCCTTCTGGACGGTAACGGCATCCGCTTCCTTTTCACCTCGTTCGTCAGCAACTTCATGAGTTTCACGGCCATGGGCATCATCCTCATCGTAATGATCGGGGTGGGGCTGGCGGAGTCCTCGGGACTCATTGGCGCTCTCATCCGTAAACTGGTGGACATATCATCGCCCGCTTCGCTCACCTACATCATCGTGTTTCTGGGCATCATGTCCAGCATCGCCTCCGATGCGGGCTATCTGGTACTCATCCCGCTGGGGGCGGCGGCGTTCATGAGCGTGGGGCGTCACCCGCTGGCCGGCATGGCGGCGGCCTTCGCCGGCGTGGCCGCCGGTTTCGGCGTGAACCTCCTCATCACGCCGACAGACGCCGTCCTTACAGAAATCACCAACGAGTCTATCGCGCTCGTCAACCCAGCCCATTCCATCGGCATCACCGCCAACCTGTGGTTCGGGATCGGGTCTACTATCATGCTCACCATCGTCATGGGGCTGATCTGCACGCGCATCGTCGAACCCCGCCTGGGTGCCTACAATCGCTCCAAGGCTCCAGCCAACGGCACGGCTAAAGCCGCTGATGAAGCCGCCAGCACGGTCTCGCCTGCCCTCGAGTCGAAAGGCCTGCGCTGGTCGGCCCTGGGCATCCTGGGCGTAATCGTGGTGATCGCTCTGCTCACCTTCATTCCCGGAGCGCCCCTGCGCGACCCCGAGACGGGCAGCATCATCGGCACTTCTCCCTTCATGGACAGCCTGATCGTGATAATCGCCATCGTGTTCCTGGTCGCCGGCGCGGTCTACGGTAAAGTCACGGGGACTATCAAGAACGCCACCGAGGGCATCGAACATATCACTAAGGGTTGGGCGGGCTTGGCCGGGCTACTCTTCCTTTTCCTGCTAATCGCCCAGTTTATCGCATATTTCAACTACTCCAACATCCCCCAAGTGGCGGCCGTCAAGCTGGGAAACGCGCTGCAGGGGCTCAACATCGCCGACATCTGGCTTCTAATCCTGGCTATACTGATCACCCTGGTGGTGGGCATCATCATGCCGCAGGCCATCGCCAAGTGGGCGCTCCTGGCTCCCATTTTCATCCCCCTCTTCTTAACTCTTGGCATAGAACCCCAGTACGTGCTGGCCGCGTACCGGGTCGCCGACTCGCCTATGAACATCGTTACGCCAATCATGGCATACTTCCCGCTCATCGTCGTGTTCGCCAGGCGTTATGATAAAGATTCGGGTATAGGTACCGTGGTGGCACTCATGCTGCCGTACTTCCTGATCACGACGGTGGCGTGGATCGTTTTCTTCGTAATCTGGTACCTACTCGGTATTCCGATGGGAGTGTGA
- a CDS encoding ATP-binding protein: MITGPRQVGKSTFLRNEFRGFHYINLDDFSLLGQAREDPGSLWEGHGKVIVDEVQKAPRTLEAVKLEVDRSKRKKRFLLSGSSNLLLMSKVTESLAGRAIYLEMLPFTYREMRGKGGKPSRLAQIMEKDFQLDEGSARKEDPLPYILRGCMPPLFNLSELGDVLLWWESYVRTYLERDLRELSQIENLVDFRRLLGALALRTGNVLNQSALARDTGISQPTVYRYLKLLEVSNLLVRVPAFTASRSKRIVKSPKLYFIDPGLSAFLAGYHDVESLRDARELGGLFECLVHLQLRADAELQVPRVGIYFWRTSGGKEVDFVLEQGRDLVAVEVKMTTRPSYNDIKNLLAFLQEHPRAIRGVLVHTGSSLRHLHSKVIAVPWWWLGS, encoded by the coding sequence GTGATAACCGGGCCTCGCCAGGTAGGAAAGAGCACATTCTTGAGGAACGAATTCAGGGGATTTCACTACATTAACCTGGATGACTTCTCGCTGCTGGGACAGGCGAGAGAGGACCCTGGATCCCTCTGGGAGGGACACGGCAAGGTAATTGTCGACGAGGTACAGAAAGCGCCGCGGACACTAGAGGCAGTCAAACTGGAGGTGGATCGCAGCAAGCGCAAGAAGCGCTTCCTGCTGTCGGGCTCATCCAACCTACTCCTCATGAGCAAGGTGACGGAGTCCCTGGCAGGCAGAGCTATATACCTGGAGATGCTGCCCTTCACCTATCGGGAGATGCGGGGGAAGGGCGGCAAGCCGTCCAGGCTTGCTCAGATCATGGAAAAAGACTTCCAGTTGGATGAGGGGAGCGCGAGGAAGGAAGACCCTTTACCTTACATTCTTAGAGGATGTATGCCGCCTCTCTTTAATTTGAGCGAGCTCGGGGACGTTTTGCTGTGGTGGGAAAGCTACGTCAGGACCTACCTGGAGAGGGACTTGAGGGAGCTTTCCCAGATAGAGAACCTGGTCGATTTCCGCCGCCTCCTCGGCGCGCTGGCCCTGCGGACAGGCAACGTCCTGAACCAGAGCGCCCTGGCGCGGGATACCGGCATAAGCCAGCCTACCGTTTACCGCTATCTCAAGCTTCTCGAGGTATCAAACCTACTGGTGAGAGTGCCAGCCTTCACCGCCAGCCGCAGCAAGCGTATCGTCAAGTCCCCCAAGCTGTATTTTATCGATCCAGGGCTGAGCGCCTTTCTTGCCGGCTATCATGACGTGGAATCCCTACGTGACGCGCGAGAGCTGGGGGGCCTCTTCGAATGCCTGGTCCATCTGCAACTGCGCGCAGACGCGGAACTGCAGGTTCCCCGAGTCGGCATCTACTTCTGGCGGACCTCCGGAGGCAAGGAGGTGGATTTTGTCCTGGAGCAAGGCAGGGACCTGGTGGCGGTCGAGGTCAAGATGACCACCCGGCCTTCCTATAACGATATCAAGAATCTCCTTGCGTTCCTCCAGGAACATCCTCGGGCAATACGGGGCGTTCTAGTGCACACAGGGAGCTCTCTTCGTCATCTCCACAGCAAGGTGATCGCCGTTCCGTGGTGGTGGTTGGGTTCCTAA